The Patescibacteria group bacterium genome window below encodes:
- a CDS encoding sigma-70 family RNA polymerase sigma factor has product MASTEAFLENEAELVEKAKVDDQAFSILYQHYFPKIYGYVQKRVSGRETAEDIVSQVFLKAFGHRQKYQSRGFSFGAWLYRIATNALTDHYRRQGSHLEEAITDDSAREPAGENLTEELIQKSDRQAIEKVLNKMPERYRQAVYLRYFAEMEIFEIAETLQLPKTHVSVILHRALDCFRQKADKAGIKFYLIIF; this is encoded by the coding sequence ATGGCATCAACCGAAGCGTTTTTAGAAAATGAAGCCGAGCTCGTGGAAAAAGCCAAGGTCGATGACCAGGCTTTTAGTATTCTTTACCAGCATTATTTTCCCAAGATTTACGGCTACGTGCAGAAGCGCGTCTCGGGCCGGGAAACGGCGGAAGATATTGTCTCGCAAGTTTTTTTAAAGGCTTTCGGCCATCGGCAAAAATATCAGAGCCGCGGTTTTAGTTTTGGCGCCTGGCTTTACCGCATCGCCACCAACGCCTTGACTGATCATTATCGCCGCCAAGGCTCTCATCTCGAAGAAGCGATCACTGACGATTCGGCGCGCGAGCCGGCGGGCGAAAATTTAACCGAAGAATTGATCCAAAAAAGCGATCGGCAAGCGATCGAAAAAGTGCTTAACAAGATGCCCGAACGCTACCGGCAAGCCGTCTATCTGCGCTATTTCGCGGAAATGGAAATTTTCGAGATCGCTGAAACTCTGCAGCTTCCCAAAACGCATGTTTCGGTGATCTTGCATCGCGCCCTGGATTGCTTCCGCCAAAAGGCGGACAAAGCCGGAATAAAATTTTATCTGATAATTTTTTAA